AGTAGAGTGTCTTCTACTAAAAAGGGGTCAGTGGTTTGGGTCAGCACCCACTAAAACTATTCACAGACTTACCTGTATGTAGCAATGTAATGTGTGGTACGGAAGTGGGGTGTTTTAGGCCAGGTGCACAGGGTCGCATTCGGATAGCTCGAACACCAGCAGTGCACCTTGGGAGCGGAGAGGGGATCTGGCAGGGAAAAACTGGATTTAGTCACTGAgtgcaaaacataaacactgatagaaatacagaataaagaaaaatacaaaatttaatATTTGCATCGGTATCACTTTGAgaaaaatattataacataacatgaaagaaagaaagaataagtGGAAGTGGGAAACATGTAGTCAAGCACAGACTAGCACTCACTCTGTGATGTTCCAGTTCCTCTCAGCAGGTCCAGTGCTTGACTTTCAACAATGCTAATTAGTAGAATCACAGTgacatagccaccaccaaacactGCAGCCCTCATTGCTTCAGAGGAGGGATTATTCACCAAGAGCAGTTTTTCAAAGTAGTTTTATAAATGTTACAGTCAACTCCCAACCCCGGGCCCAAGTTAAATACTACTCTCTTCTGTTATTCCCTTGTCCTTTGCCCTTTTCCTTGCAGATCTACAcctgtctttgtgtcaaagtacaGCGATAACAAGCTGCTTCACAGTCTCGCCTCCCCTGTGTATTTGAGCGCCTCGCAGCTGATCGCGGTATAAAAGCCAAAGAGGTCATTGCGAAAGAGGAAGTGAAGTCACAGCACAGGAAATTCCTTATAAGAACTGAACAGTTATGAATTACTGCATGCTGATTAAGGTTTCCTTACGTCATGaaagagaattttttttaagtggttaCTTCTTTAATGGTGCATTTATGGCACAAACGAAAATACTGGTCTCCAGGAGACTCACAGGGCACGTGGATTTACAAATATGCAAAGAAACCTATCAGTAAAGACAAAATCAGCAAAGCCAAGAAAGTCCCTACTTCACATCAACTGTCAGTGCTCTCTGGTACTCTCCTCAGCTCATGGTGTCTTGACTGCCATCTAGTGCACAAATTAGGAATCAGCAGATACAGGTTTAAATCATTCTGTATATACAGACGTGGGTTATCACTCAGGCAATAAAGTCATACTTCAGCAGAGGTATAACCCCCCTCTAGTGTCCAGTTTTATGTCATCTGCGCATTCACAGTCCAAGCTCTCAGACATTTTCTCGATTGACTCTATGAGGCCATGATAGCTTCTTGGGGCTCCATCCAGAGAGGGAGGCACTGTGGAGGTTCCAACCCACTGTGTGAGTCCCGTCTTTGTGTATGTTAAGACTGTGAAGCCCCCCGCTGGAGGTCCGCAGCGAGGTGAAGGCCTTGCTGATCCAGCTGTTCTTTGCTTCCTGCAGATCACTGGTCAGGATTCCCTTCTGGTGCTCCAGCTCCTGCATGAGGATACACAGATGTTTGACTGCAAATACTGCATTGTGCAATTAATTTTACTATGTTTTTACTAAATATgcacttatgtttttttttaatttacattatcAAAATActtttaatagttttaaataaCAATGCCAATTCATATGATTATTGGCAAATTAACACTCAAGTTTTTAATCTATTTTAGGTCAGAGTTATACCTGAATTTAACTGTAATGATTAGTTTTAAATAATTCACTAACTGGACACCATTATGAATTACTTCAACCCTGTAAATCCTGAACCATGAAACAATTGTCagaaaattcaatttttttgGAACTGCAGTGTTTACCGAACCTTCTGACCAAAGTTTGTACATGTGAGTTTGAATTTGCATCATATTTGCTACATTAAGCATTTTTTGCACAATTTAGTTACATTTTTCAGGGAAAAAAAGTTTCACAGATGATTTAGAAGTCTCAAAAGCTCACAAAAACACACGTATTAAATATGATAGATTTATGATAATGTATTGTGGAAGTaatgcaatttatttatatgccTGTTTTAAGCATGCCAGATATGTAATTAGAGTACTTTAATActtaaaagtaataaagtaataagtAATGAATCTTGAAGCATTCTTCAGGATTATCCCATTATGCTATTTCTGTGTTATTTATGAAGCAAATGACTTCAAAAATGATCCAGGGTAATTCCTGTCAGCTTTTGAAGTCTCTGTTTTCTGCTACTTCTTCCTGAAAATGTTACTTTGTAACTTTCACTTTCCAGTGTTGTCAAACCTGTTTTACTGGAACAGCGACAATATCTCAGAACCTGGtcctgttgtttgtcttcaggGGCTTATGCTTAGTAACAAATGCTTCATATCAGCTTTATTAGAGGTCAGGTGTCAACATATTCCCTATAAAAAGCCAGATTTAATGCAGCACTAGAATAGCAGAGCTCACAGTCATACTAATGaccactttaaaataaaataatctttctttttttttattgaatgcCAATGATCTCTCCCCACCCTATGTTCAAAAAACCAGTTGAGGTCGTTTGAGCAGCTAATCAGGATGCCTTCTGGGCACTTTCCCATCAGGTTTTCCGGCCACGTCTATCCATCTATCCAGGGAGACACCCCAGAGACAACCCAGAACATGGTGGAAGGATTATAAATCTCATCATATTTGTAACTGGCTCAGTATCCCCAAGCAGGAAATGGGActggggaaagaaaaactctatTTAGCCTGTTAGCACCTCACCCCAATtctggataagcggaagaaaataaatggatggacaGCTGGATGGGTGGCAACCAATATTTATCCAGATCTTCCTTGATTTTTCTTAACTGTGACCAAGAAGCAAACTGAGAGAGATATTTTATAGTGTAAAACTACTACTAACCCATGTtatgacaaaaacatttctttggcatttctttgctgcattttgttgCCATTTATTGGCTGACATATATCCAGATATCCTCTTATCTGCAAAACACTGACAATTTGTGCATGTTTTGGTTACATGCTTGTAGATATTTGTGAAGGTCAGAGATTTAATCAAGATATGTATCTATGAATGGTCCAGTCCGGTCTGATTCACTGGTCTTACCTGGATTTTGCACGTGGCCTCCACCATCTGGAGTTTGGTCTGGACCAGCTCCTTTTCCAATTCCCCAATCTGAGCCCTGAGGAGCTCCTTTTCCTgctccctcctcctctgctcctccagtGTGGGACCTTCATCCTTCTCCTCCACGCCCTGTTCAGTCACTTCCTGATCTTCCGTCTGCGCAGCCGTTTCTGAGTCCCGACCTATATCAGACGGTTCATCTGAATTCATGATGTGTTGACAGTGGGAGCAAGCTTTTATTGCACTctgtaatgtgaaaaaaaaagagtgtagcaaaaattaaatgatacacatttttttctctcaaacGTGACATATGTAATAGATAATCTCTGATGAGAAAGTTGACTAACTGATGAGTTAATAGAAAGGTTGAAAGAATTTTATACAACAACAGGATTTGAGATGAAGCACGGCTTAGGTAAGAGGTGagataaaagaagaagagatgACAGCAAAGCTCCAAAGGAAGAGTGCTACCCTCACCTTAAGTGAATCCATCTCTTCTCTGTGGGCGGCTTGCTGGCTTTCAAGGCGGTTTGTCAGCTGAGAACAGATCTGAGCCAAAGATCACGACTTTAACATAATTAAGCAAAACATCAGCAGAAGAAATGATGTGATTTTAGAAACTCTCTGTACCTGTTTGTAGTCTGCAATGATACCAGAAGACCTTTTGAGTTTCTGCTCGGCCTTTTCTATTTCTCTCCGAAACACTTCCTTCAGCTATAATGAAAGATAACATTCCTTCGCTCAGTTATGCCTGCAGTTAAATATCAAAATCTCTAATGATTATGAGGAAGCATGAATAACTTAAATCTCACCATGGcagcttcctcctctttctctcttttctcctcttctgTGATCTGCAGTTGCTGTCTTGTTTCCATAAGGTCTTTGGTTAGTTCGTCCACTCTGTCCTCCGCCTGCAAAGAGACAATCGCAGCAGTCAGCTCAGGATATTACGCTTTCATCGTGAATGAAACTTTTATATCGATGTTGCATATAACTGCAGGGCCATGCACAATACCAGaagttaataataatacaataagaCAAAAGCACTGTGCTATTCTaatgaaatgtaaaatgaaCGCCAAATATATTATTCTATTACGATTACACTTTATTCATTTCCTGTGGGGTTTCTCTACCCTTTTGAAAAGGGCAGTAATTAATTGTACCTTGTCTAGAGCGTTCCTCAGGGCCACCTTGCTGGTGATCAATTTGTGGGCCAGATTGTCATTTTCCTGCTCCAGACGAAGGCTGGCCTGCTGAAGCTGACGGTTTTCCTTCTGCAAACCACAGAAACAATCTATCAAAGTctcaggattaaaaaaaaagacattttagaaaaagaataagaaaataacttaaacatgtGCTGATCCTAGCACTCATCACAGCAAAAGAAGAATGTTAGGATTGACTTTAGAGACAAAGATCCCCCACCACATATTTGTCCAAAGTGTCTTCCTCGTCATCCATTATTTGAAGCCGGCACTCCTTCAGTTTAGCTTTCTTTGTTGGTACCTAATGGCAGAGAGTCAAAATGCACTAAATATAACAACGCAGAAAAACTGTCATATTTGACAGAGCTGAAGAAAGCTATCTCTTCCACACAGATATTGTGCCGGATGAGGGATGAGCATGACAAATCAAGAACGAGCCCAAGAAAGAGATCCAGAAGGAGATAGCACcaagataagataaaataagcACATGGGGAAATGATCAAATTAGAATGCCTGAGGGAATAATAGTAGAAGGAAGTCTGAAATGGCAATTTCCATATCTCAGATATCTAAAATGAACAACCAGAAAtcattcccttttttttctgaaattaaaATCCATCCATAAAACATCCAAAGGAATGTTTTATGTGTTGTGATTGTACTTGCAGCTACCGTTTAGCCAGTTGCTCGTGTAATAGATGTAGAAATATTGTAAAGATCAAACCCAAACAGGCCTGTAGAGGCAAGCTAAGAGCAGCACTACACCCATTTAATGCTTTGCTTCTAATCAAGATTCAAATAAGGATAATCTGCAACTTGaaatgagtgtgtgagtgttacAATCTACTAACATAATCATTTATATTAATAGGTTGTTAATATGTATTAACAAGTAAGAAGAATTTTGTTGCTGTAGAGGATAAAAGTAGTGCCTTGTTGGATAGATCAGCCAAATGtgtaatatttcttctaaaatGTAGACATCTAAAAATTGAAATACACACAGGCAGTTTAAATCTGCTTAAGGACAGTACTTGAGTAAATGTAGACTCATGTTCTACTACTTCACTGCTGAATTATGAAGAAAAAtagctcaaactgaaagaaaaagaaacttacTGTGAATTTAGGTCCTGTTTCAGACTCTAGACAGGCAAAAATCTCCTCCTCGCTCATCTGCTCAATTGCATGGGGATCGTAAGCATTgaccatggacacctcttccaTCATCTTGTCCAAATATGCAGCTACAAGAGCTACCTCCGCTCAATCAGATGTAAACAGTCAGAGCTTTTGCACGTCGAGACTCCAATTTTAAACAGACCCACGAGAAGTAATGGGGATCCCGTCAGGCCTGAAGGACAATGTGTCTCTTAAGTGAATTAAAGAAGCGGGTTCATAGCGATGCAGTCACCTTCTTTTTCCTTGCAGTGATGATGGTTGCAAGTCCAGTATTTGAGCATAAACAGGAAATATCAGGTTAAAGTCCAAGTCATCCGAGGATAAGGAAAGTCTGTTTATAGTCCAAAGGTGAGTAACAGAATAATACGGCAAAGGTAAAATGTATCTCTGCTTAAATCCTCGTTAGAAGTCAGTCAGAACTGCCTACTGTTTCAGGAAAAACAGTGTTATAGGTATTCGGGCGGTAACAGGTTCAACAGGGTTTACAACCAACCTGAGAGGGAGTGTGACAATAAGACAACCttacacacacccacagcagAGCTCAGCTTTCTTATCAACTCACGTGTCCATGCTCTCTCTCACACGCACGTATACATGTGTAGACGaacaaacacttgtttttaGAGAACTTTTCAAACAAACTAGTTCACTCTAATTTATTTGGTGAAAATAAGCTCACGCTATGAATTGTTTTTCTCTCACACTTTAAGCTTTCAAACCTCTTTAAAAATTCACTCCAGTCATcttttcttctacttttttctccccctttaCACTTTTCTTTGCCAGGTAGAGGTGCTGTGTGAAGCTGCCAGACCCTGCTTATGTATTTAAAGAGTAAATGATGTCGTATTTGCGATCTGTCATCCGCAGGTGTTGGCGTGACAGAGAGCTGTCGCTCTATTATTGTCATGGGCGAAGCAGCCTGACAGGGTATGAAACGGGTCGAGCAGGTAAAGAACTCAATACCAAAGCACGAGTGTGGAATAACAAAGATGATTCTGCATTCGACGCCCTCTTTTTCCCCATGGTCTCGGTGTCACTTTCATGTAATGATGCATGGTTTCTCTTAATTCCTGGCTTGCATTATAAACCTCTCAGTTTTTATCTTCTCTTTCTTGATGACAGACCGGTTTCTTTTTTAAGGTTTCACTTCCCTTTCTTTAAACTTCAGTGTTTCACTACCTTTCTTTATCTGAATTTTGtggctttaaagaaaaaaaacaaaacaattcccGCTCTAATGTACGTCtgtggttttctgtttttttctcttctgtgaCCAGAAACTGATTTCAACATCGTGTATCTACTGTCTGAGTCACCGTGTGGAAAAGACAGACCAAAAAACCATGTAAATATACGCCAATATCTACTGCATACGTTTAGTtacgtttttttgtttcccctctgtggctttttttttcagcatttccTGCTCTAATGTACACTACCAGTAAGTTTggactttctgttttttctttattttcatgactatttaccttgtagattctcactgaagacatcaaaactatgaatgaacacatatggaattatgtagtacacaaaacagtgtgaaataacattttgtatattttagCTTCTtcaaagtagccaccctttgctttgattactgctttgcacactcttggcattcaTCGAGTAGTCGCcagaaatggttttccaacagtcttgaaggagttcccagagatgctgagcacttgttggcacTTTTGCCGTCTTATCTCAAACCACCTtgattgggtttaggtcagggaACTGTGGAGGCCTGGTGTAGCAccccatcactctccttcttggtcaaaaaGCCCTTACGCAGCCTgtaggtgtgtttggggtcactgtcctgttgaaaaataaatgatggtccaactaaacacaaactggatgggatggcaggatgctgtggtagtcatgctggttcagtgtaccatcagttttgaataaatgcccaacagtgtcaccagcaaagctcccccac
This is a stretch of genomic DNA from Pelmatolapia mariae isolate MD_Pm_ZW linkage group LG16_19, Pm_UMD_F_2, whole genome shotgun sequence. It encodes these proteins:
- the LOC134646103 gene encoding rab GTPase-activating protein 1-like; protein product: MMEEVSMVNAYDPHAIEQMSEEEIFACLESETGPKFTVPTKKAKLKECRLQIMDDEEDTLDKYVKENRQLQQASLRLEQENDNLAHKLITSKVALRNALDKAEDRVDELTKDLMETRQQLQITEEEKREKEEEAAMLKEVFRREIEKAEQKLKRSSGIIADYKQICSQLTNRLESQQAAHREEMDSLKSAIKACSHCQHIMNSDEPSDIGRDSETAAQTEDQEVTEQGVEEKDEGPTLEEQRRREQEKELLRAQIGELEKELVQTKLQMVEATCKIQELEHQKGILTSDLQEAKNSWISKAFTSLRTSSGGLHSLNIHKDGTHTVGWNLHSASLSGWSPKKLSWPHRVNRENV